One Longimicrobiales bacterium DNA window includes the following coding sequences:
- a CDS encoding Gfo/Idh/MocA family oxidoreductase has product MSDTGNKDDRSMDRRDLLKLGAAGLGMTAAQALSAGALSAQESLPFPEGPDLGPAPAEPFAADPIEVVRIGFVGVGLQGGSHVRNFLSLEGVEVVALCDVNGSRLEEVASWVTEDGRPRPTLYGDGERDFVRMCETEDMDLVFTATPWEWHVPVCLSAMENGSHAATEVPIAYTVDDCWALVEAAEKFEKHCVMMENCNYDRPEMMVFHMARLGLFGDIVHAECGYLHDLRGIKFEDRDEGLWRRAHAMLRDANLYTTHGLGPIANVMDINRGDRFDYVVSMSSPSKGLQDWAREHYPEGDPKRDEQYILGDVNTSMIKTVRGRTIFLSHDTNLPRPYSRIHQVQGTKGIFQGYPNRVYIEGSSPSHRWQEWTELREQYDHPLWQDLDQRSAGAGHGGMDWIEDYRLIKCLREGKPTDMNVYDGAALSVIQPLTGWSNANRSRPIDVPDFTRGRWTQWPKLEIVRA; this is encoded by the coding sequence ATGAGCGATACAGGAAACAAGGACGACCGTTCGATGGATCGACGGGACCTTCTCAAGCTAGGCGCAGCCGGATTGGGAATGACCGCGGCCCAGGCGCTGTCTGCCGGGGCACTGTCCGCGCAAGAATCTTTGCCTTTTCCGGAAGGTCCGGACCTTGGGCCCGCGCCGGCCGAGCCGTTCGCGGCGGACCCGATCGAAGTGGTTCGGATCGGGTTCGTGGGCGTCGGACTCCAGGGTGGCTCACACGTCCGCAATTTCCTGAGCCTCGAGGGCGTGGAGGTCGTCGCGCTTTGTGATGTCAACGGCTCGCGACTCGAAGAGGTGGCTTCGTGGGTGACCGAGGACGGTCGTCCGCGCCCGACCTTGTACGGGGATGGCGAGAGGGATTTCGTTCGCATGTGTGAGACCGAAGACATGGATTTGGTCTTCACCGCCACGCCCTGGGAGTGGCATGTGCCGGTGTGCTTGTCCGCCATGGAGAACGGATCGCATGCCGCGACTGAGGTGCCGATCGCCTACACCGTTGACGACTGTTGGGCGCTCGTTGAGGCTGCCGAGAAGTTTGAGAAGCACTGCGTCATGATGGAGAATTGCAACTACGATCGCCCAGAAATGATGGTCTTTCATATGGCCAGGTTGGGACTCTTCGGCGACATCGTTCACGCCGAGTGCGGTTACCTCCACGACCTCAGGGGGATCAAGTTCGAAGATCGGGACGAAGGCCTTTGGAGGCGTGCCCACGCCATGCTGAGGGACGCCAATCTGTACACCACGCACGGCTTGGGCCCGATCGCGAATGTTATGGACATCAACCGCGGGGATCGCTTCGACTACGTCGTATCGATGAGCTCGCCGTCCAAAGGGCTTCAGGACTGGGCGCGGGAACATTACCCGGAGGGCGACCCGAAGCGGGATGAGCAATACATCCTCGGGGACGTAAACACATCCATGATCAAGACCGTGAGAGGACGCACGATCTTCCTCAGCCACGATACCAACCTGCCGCGCCCTTACTCGCGCATCCATCAGGTGCAGGGGACCAAGGGGATTTTCCAGGGCTACCCGAACCGCGTTTACATCGAGGGGTCGAGCCCTTCGCATCGGTGGCAGGAGTGGACGGAGCTGCGCGAGCAGTATGACCATCCATTGTGGCAGGACCTGGACCAACGCTCTGCTGGAGCCGGTCACGGCGGAATGGACTGGATCGAGGACTATCGGCTGATCAAGTGCCTCAGAGAAGGCAAGCCGACCGACATGAATGTGTATGACGGTGCCGCACTTTCAGTGATTCAGCCTCTGACAGGTTGGTCGAACGCAAATCGGAGTCGGCCCATCGATGTGCCTGATTTCACACGCGGACGCTGGACTCAGTGGCCGAAGCTGGAAATCGTTAGGGCTTGA
- the galK gene encoding galactokinase, with translation MLDPASNLWNQRLAEAFGTVYGGLPTLLARAPGRVNLLGEHTDYNALPVLPMALQREARLALRPRDDGIVRIQNLDRDFDSIEFEVHPRIPASAPGHWENYCKAPADELARRFAIWRGFDAVFASSVPVAAGLSSSSALVNAVGIALAHVNEVGLDALELADLMAEAEMYTGTRGGGMDQAISMCAKRGYAARIDFQPLRLAHVAVPEEWCFIVADTGVRAEKSGAAQGAYNRRREECEEALEIVTGVVREAGVTRRRLDRYPHLLSAIGEDAALSAGSDALTGNLGRRFRHVITEASRVTEAADLLLSADLDGFGDLMDASHESLRTDFHVSSPELDELVAIAREGGAVGARLTGAGFGGCTVSLSDRGSADGVLKALVADYYEPRGLTDGLDDRLFVAIPSQGASITTF, from the coding sequence ATGCTCGACCCGGCATCGAACCTCTGGAATCAACGACTCGCTGAGGCGTTCGGCACCGTCTATGGGGGCCTTCCTACGCTGCTCGCGAGAGCCCCAGGGCGGGTCAATCTCCTCGGTGAACACACCGATTACAACGCTCTCCCTGTGCTCCCCATGGCTCTGCAGAGGGAAGCACGGCTCGCGTTGCGACCACGGGACGATGGGATTGTTCGCATCCAGAATCTCGATCGTGACTTCGACTCGATAGAGTTCGAGGTGCACCCTCGGATTCCCGCCAGCGCCCCGGGCCATTGGGAGAACTATTGCAAGGCCCCAGCCGACGAACTCGCCCGCCGGTTCGCGATCTGGAGAGGTTTCGATGCCGTCTTTGCTTCGAGCGTGCCGGTGGCAGCCGGCCTCTCGTCCTCATCGGCCTTGGTGAACGCCGTAGGTATCGCCCTGGCCCACGTGAACGAGGTTGGACTCGATGCGCTCGAGCTGGCCGACCTCATGGCCGAGGCAGAGATGTACACAGGTACGCGAGGCGGTGGTATGGACCAGGCCATCTCCATGTGCGCCAAGCGGGGCTATGCTGCGCGCATCGACTTCCAGCCGCTCCGTCTGGCCCATGTCGCGGTGCCGGAGGAGTGGTGTTTCATTGTCGCGGACACGGGCGTGCGAGCAGAAAAGTCGGGGGCGGCTCAGGGGGCCTACAATCGCCGCCGAGAGGAGTGCGAGGAGGCCCTTGAGATCGTCACCGGAGTGGTCCGTGAAGCGGGTGTGACACGCCGCCGGCTCGACCGGTATCCGCACCTGCTCTCCGCGATTGGTGAAGATGCCGCTCTTTCGGCGGGATCAGACGCCCTGACCGGGAATCTGGGCCGGCGCTTTCGCCACGTGATCACGGAAGCGTCTCGCGTGACGGAAGCCGCAGATCTCCTCCTCTCGGCTGATTTGGACGGATTCGGAGACCTCATGGATGCGTCACACGAAAGTTTGCGCACCGACTTCCACGTGAGTTCTCCGGAGTTGGACGAGCTGGTCGCGATCGCTCGAGAAGGGGGCGCAGTGGGCGCGCGCCTTACCGGAGCGGGTTTCGGCGGATGCACGGTGTCTCTATCTGATCGCGGGTCCGCGGACGGAGTTCTAAAGGCCCTCGTGGCGGACTACTACGAGCCTCGGGGCCTTACGGACGGGTTGGATGATCGTTTGTTCGTCGCGATCCCGTCACAAGGCGCGTCGATCACCACGTTCTGA
- a CDS encoding cytochrome c produces the protein MFHPSSKKLLLSVLVACFVVQTGLVYSDGVDLVLSEQAVEGRILFHENSCQVCHQLWGQGGFLGPDLTNASSRVDETRLASLLTVGSGQMPSFSFSDEQIAAMRAFLSELDESDVGRGQLRLGNPADGTSPQAAFETAVAGASPPSDVAAGFETLTSGICSACHFPFQVSPMLAPDLSLVVDRVTDEDIDAVLTTGRPEKGMPPPFPALDATARTQVIAYFKWLNENRAVLISESARIQAGRSVDWSKLPWWEFR, from the coding sequence ATGTTTCATCCGTCCTCGAAGAAGCTCCTTCTCTCCGTTCTCGTGGCGTGCTTTGTCGTCCAGACAGGACTCGTCTATTCGGACGGCGTTGACTTGGTGTTATCCGAGCAGGCTGTTGAAGGGCGAATTCTCTTCCACGAGAACTCGTGTCAGGTCTGTCACCAGCTCTGGGGTCAAGGGGGCTTCCTCGGTCCGGACCTCACGAATGCATCGAGCCGCGTCGACGAGACGCGGCTCGCGTCGCTTCTAACGGTTGGTAGTGGGCAGATGCCCTCCTTCAGCTTCTCGGACGAACAGATTGCCGCCATGAGGGCTTTTCTTTCGGAGTTGGACGAATCGGACGTAGGACGTGGCCAGCTTCGGCTCGGCAACCCGGCAGACGGTACTTCGCCACAAGCGGCCTTCGAGACCGCTGTCGCCGGAGCAAGTCCGCCCTCCGACGTAGCCGCAGGCTTCGAGACGTTGACTTCCGGCATCTGCAGCGCCTGTCACTTCCCGTTTCAGGTGTCGCCGATGCTCGCACCGGACCTGTCCCTTGTTGTCGACCGCGTGACGGACGAAGACATCGACGCTGTTCTGACAACCGGACGCCCCGAGAAAGGAATGCCGCCACCGTTTCCGGCCTTAGATGCGACGGCTCGCACCCAGGTGATCGCCTACTTTAAGTGGCTGAACGAGAATCGAGCGGTGTTGATCTCTGAAAGCGCCAGGATCCAAGCCGGCCGATCCGTCGACTGGTCTAAGCTCCCTTGGTGGGAGTTCAGATGA